In Candidatus Planktophila versatilis, the genomic window AATTAACAACGCAGAGACGACTTCAAAAGGGAAGACATAGGTAGAAAAGAGCTTGGCGGCAAGGCCTTCCACATTTCCATTGGCATTTGCAGCGGTAAGACCGACGGCATCACGGCCCAATGACGCTCTGCCAATCAGAGAGACAAAAAGACCGCCAAAGCCAACGGCTGCGGTAATTGCTATCGGGCGAAGACCAGAAATTGTTTCGGTCAATGAATCAGAGGCATCGACACCGACGAGCATCAAAATAAAGAGGAAGAGCATCATGACTGCCCCTGTATAAACCACAATCTGAACAATGCCGAGGAAGAGTGCATCTTGTGCAATATAGAAAATGGCAAGAGTAATCATGACCCAGGCAAGTAAGAGCGCTGAGTGCACGGCCTTCTTCACCAGGAGCATTCCGAGCGCCGCAATAACTGAAAGTGGAGCAAGCACCCAGAACATGATGGTTTCAGGAGTTTGAATTTCTAGCATTAGTTCTGTTCCAGTTGTGATGGGTGTGCTTGCGTAACTTCGCCGTTGTAATAATTAGTATCTGTCATCCCTGGATACATTGGATGTGGCGGTGCAAGCATTCCTTGACGAAGCGGGGCAAGGAGATCTTCCTTTTCGAAGATTAACTTTTCCCGCTTGTCATCTGCGAGTTCGTATTCATTAGTCATGGTTAGGGCGCGCGTTGGACATGCTTCAACACAAAGCCCACAGAAAATGCAGCGCAGATAATTAATTTGATAGACGGCGCCATGACGCTCTCCTGGCGAGAGTTGATTTCCTGGAGTGTTATTCCCGCCTTCAACAAAGATGGCATCAGCTGGGCATGCCCACGCACAGAGTTCGCACCCAATACATTTTTCTAAACCATCAG contains:
- the nuoI gene encoding NADH-quinone oxidoreductase subunit NuoI — its product is MTDLIEPRKSSELGINSVPFVEVEQPGAAPLLEQAKGFWVTFSTMFKKNQTVQYPDVKAPTAPRFHGRHQLNRHPDGLEKCIGCELCAWACPADAIFVEGGNNTPGNQLSPGERHGAVYQINYLRCIFCGLCVEACPTRALTMTNEYELADDKREKLIFEKEDLLAPLRQGMLAPPHPMYPGMTDTNYYNGEVTQAHPSQLEQN
- a CDS encoding NADH-quinone oxidoreductase subunit J, producing MLEIQTPETIMFWVLAPLSVIAALGMLLVKKAVHSALLLAWVMITLAIFYIAQDALFLGIVQIVVYTGAVMMLFLFILMLVGVDASDSLTETISGLRPIAITAAVGFGGLFVSLIGRASLGRDAVGLTAANANGNVEGLAAKLFSTYVFPFEVVSALLITAALGAMVLAHHQRSVARPTQREQSIARFRTGSLAGAAGLPSPGVYARHNAVDVPALLPDGSAAPTSISATLKARGDILESRSFELGEVDNTVAEEK